One genomic region from Myxocyprinus asiaticus isolate MX2 ecotype Aquarium Trade chromosome 27, UBuf_Myxa_2, whole genome shotgun sequence encodes:
- the slc25a51b gene encoding solute carrier family 25 member 51b: MGVVTTMDPDSAQQQQAPSLQQGKFSKSGHALVGAGLGVGPGPRGKHYVCGSLAAFTNIIVTFPIQKVLFRQQLHGVRATEAVHQLQREGLRNLYRGLLPPLLQKTTTVAIMFGLYEDFSRLLLRHTRSSGSPELVTRSIAAALAGMAEATLTPFERVQTLLQDHRHNGRFNNTVHTFRTLLRDYGVKECYRGLVPILLRNGPSNVLFFGLRGPIKQRLPEARTRMGHMANDFVCGGLLGAALGIMFYPLNVVKSRAQAQVGGEFVPCGQVLMTVWRERGGSIVLLFRGATLNYHRSLLSWGIINATYELFLTVF, encoded by the coding sequence ATGGGGGTGGTTACTACCATGGACCCAGATTCGGCCCAGCAACAGCAGGCCCCATCCCTACAGCAGGGCAAGTTCAGCAAAAGTGGGCACGCCCTAGTGGGGGCCGGACTGGGGGTGGGGCCTGGGCCTCGAGGAAAGCACTATGTGTGCGGCTCTTTAGCTGCTTTCACCAACATCATCGTAACTTTCCCCATTCAGAAAGTTCTCTTTCGCCAGCAGCTGCACGGAGTTCGCGCTACCGAAGCCGTCCATCAGCTCCAAAGGGAAGGGTTACGAAACCTCTACCGTGGGCTTCTGCCTCCCCTACTGCAGAAAACCACCACCGTGGCCATCATGTTCGGCCTTTACGAGGATTTTTCCCGGTTGCTATTGCGACACACTCGCAGTAGCGGCTCGCCCGAGCTTGTCACGCGAAGCATCGCGGCTGCCCTAGCCGGTATGGCAGAAGCCACCCTCACACCATTTGAACGAGTGCAAACACTGCTTCAGGACCACCGCCATAATGGCCGTTTCAACAACACCGTACACACCTTCCGGACCCTTCTGCGAGACTATGGCGTGAAGGAGTGCTACCGTGGGCTGGTCCCGATTTTGTTGCGTAACGGGCCCAGTAATGTTCTGTTTTTTGGGCTTCGTGGGCCAATCAAGCAACGACTGCCTGAGGCTCGAACCCGGATGGGTCACATGGCCAATGACTTTGTTTGCGGCGGGCTACTGGGGGCGGCGCTGGGCATCATGTTCTACCCACTTAATGTGGTCAAATCTCGAGCCCAGGCCCAGGTAGGGGGCGAGTTCGTGCCCTGCGGTCAGGTGCTAATGACCGTGTGGCGGGAAAGAGGGGGCAGCATTGTGCTGTTGTTCCGCGGAGCTACGCTCAACTACCATCGATCTCTGCTGTCATGGGGCATCATCAATGCAACGTATGAGCTCTTTCTGACCGTTTTCTGA
- the frmpd1b gene encoding FERM and PDZ domain-containing protein 1, with product MEERERSRSRSPRRVGRVEQVVGKWLRRSRDSLSRERILGGRRARSREAGQQNFPVKVTVEVIRDDVLDSHGFTLSAQHPLLVRDVTPGGPADGQLLPGDQILKVNNNTMEDLSPENAEQMIRECQDSVTMTILRNMSNPKSSFITAEKRARLRRNPVKVRFAEEVVVNGHTQGNSLLFLANVLKVYLENGQTKAFKFHKTTTVKDIVLTLKEKLSIRSIEHFSLVLEQQYNNTKLLLLHEEELIQKVVQKKDSHDYRCLFRVCFIPRDPVDLMQDDPAAFEYLFQQSVGDVLQERYAVEMKCNTALRLAALHMHEKLASCGQTTRASVKAVVKEFGLESFISPTLLRNMREKDLRKALNHHMKKIQSLLEPRQKVISVSQARLAYLTQMAELMSYSGRSYNATMLLQDRESLVSLLVGARYGISQILNHQLNMISTIIDFHYITRIEVLAESDRVSMVKIYLQDIQPMALLMESVAAKDLACLLAGYCKLLVDPNINVFRWRPRPKMRRILVEEGYISRCGSDSEDSSEDDYAMESLLDTQLSEDTMSNQTNDGTEEGEEAEGKTEAEAERVKVIVTHPFLEDEGSEAGKSESVRDEGFTATMDALLETGWYTDPRVNSSFSSLSSNSLNALEESIKAAIGDLGQMDDPQEGKPSSGTSSLDVHHPYLLEVPERLDQKYSLNKSVRLSDLSYDNHSGLRYTDLSQMSDSLPSLPAASDDALSDEEEDDKKGESGKDGRISSMSAEFEAVLASCSTNSINAKLAGVNFQALFARIHNYPACRQEGNTFPHNQTDANEVKQQGPSSKIRAQAGLRKTVPSNVLEKAKDTRDSGSESEEEFFDAQDRFTPPTTEQHPTENGSDLKNIQTPLSDIEISVEDHTKDHEYKDSRRKEKIVESTSLDKDTPNEKPSLANHITHSGSKNTELEVHQPSVILPPTPTPVEPKLFSANHTSVQQAQHCNGDIPGRNAHLSSQLLEMEPDTMEFKPVTGPEPSLSSSLITAVRQATLSQTLVDPETQNGPRQQNGISDHTPVCVEKKTPPNHVHPEGLDTQDIKPTQKEPTNSKGKTEPEKIKADSNGSLQSLESRKPENKPPKLQTKPPIPPKPATIIFQPSSITVDAPVQKPEAKKNVPPNGLSLHPWSQRNGTTPPTTLSKGVSLSHENLRTELKAESSTVKVSSASNTPTPSPLPSPSVQSISTLPEDLAQTGTSFLNRKGSSGRLSATVLRGKIQDMPWYLTRSQEILGTVALSNTMSSTGNKATNGTDGNHESKKVSPKATSVPSLIDRKEKYAEVVIVKLKDGPEEATQIPVKDTNGKPPASSSHPDLRQKFSTEATDLHRHFGTCKSEQPQSQKGNLTEIRLENTSSLSSTSPSHRDACGCHTVYATCFSADTEDNCGFDDNLTVYEFSRRNQISKPPQPTLVPSHSIISAPSSNVLSLLRDSPRPLSTSSELSPLLIPPRPLKSLPLDYGPIDNPLRTLQGRHYVTGQKGAGLKDGYASLQQDIDELLLLLKKGPSNIYPSCHKGQCENGNGLNGHSLSETERCLVQAEARRLASGCQRATRVGWAPDDALLSLGNSFGALVQLASTCMRVPCSDCGGCHGDIDADEALGKLEEIVDLYKEFVAAVEMAREGEGVRLLAKQCTVLISTVFSLTQLFRTRTPDIDNGNVPLNF from the exons AGAGCGTATTCTGGGGGGCAGGAGGGCACGCTCCAGAGAAGCTGGACAGCAGAACTTCCCAGTGAAGGTGACAGTGGAGGTGATCAGAGATGATGTACTGGACTCCCATGGTTTTACTCTCTCTGCACAGCACCCCCTGCTGGTCAGGGATGTCACTCCAG GAGGTCCAGCAGATGGTCAGCTCTTACCTGGAGATCAGATCCTGAAAGTGAACAATAACACCATGGAGGATCTTTCCCCAGAAAATGCAGAACAAATGATTAg GGAGTGCCAGGACTCTGTAACCATGACAATCCTCAGGAACATGTCG AATCCTAAGTCTTCATTCATCACAGCAGAGAAGAGAGCTCGCCTGAGAAGAAACCCCGTTAAAGTGCGCTTCGCAGAAGAGGTGGTTGTCAACGGACACACTCAG GGAAACTCTCTTCTTTTTCTGGCCAACGTTCTGAAGGTTTACCTGGAGAACGGCCAGACCAAAGCCTTCAAATTTCACAAGACCACTACTGTCAAG GATATTGTGTTGACTCTGAAAGAGAAGCTGTCCATTCGCTCAATTGAGCATTTCTCACTGGTGCTGGAACAGCAATATAACAACACCAAACTACTGTTACTGCATGAGGAAGAGCTCATACAGAAG GTGGTGCAGAAGAAGGATTCCCATGACTACAGGTGTCTGTTTAGAGTCTGTTTCATTCCCAGAGACCCAGTGGACCTCATGCAGGATGACCCAGCGGCCTTTGAGTACCTCTTCCAACAG agtgtGGGAGATGTGTTACAGGAACGTTACGCCGTTGAGATGAAGTGCAACACGGCGCTGAGACTAGCCGCTCTGCACATGCATGAGAAACTGGCGAGCTGCGGACAGACCACAAGAGCATCTGTGAAGGCTGTTGT tAAAGAGTTTGGTTTAGAGAGTTTCATCTCTCCCACACTACTGAGGAACATGAGAGAGAAAGACCTGCGCAAAGCTCTGAACCACCACATGAAGAAGATCCAGTCACTGCTGGAACCACGACAGAAG gttatCTCTGTGTCTCAGGCCCGGTTGGCTTATCTGACCCAGATGGCAGAACTGATGTCATACAGCGGGAGGAGCTACAATGCCACCATGCTG CTGCAGGACAGAGAGTCGTTGGTGAGTTTGCTGGTGGGAGCAAGATACGGGATCAGCCAGATCCTAAACCACCAGCTCAACATGATTTCCACCATTATAGACTTCCACTACATCACCAGAATAGAGGTGCTGGCAGAGTCTGACAGAGTCAGCATGGTCAAGATTTACCTACAGGACATCCAG CCTATGGCTTTATTAATGGAATCCGTAGCAGCTAAAGATTTGGCCTGTCTGCTGGCTGGATACTGCAAATTGCTGGTGGATCCCAACATCAACGTGTTCCGCTGGAGACCGAGACCTAAAATGCGACGCATTCTGGTGGAGGAAG GGTATATTTCTCGATGTGGCAGTGATTCAGAAGACAGTTCAGAAGATGACTACGCCATGGAGAGTCTGCTGGATACTCAGCTGTCAGAGGACACCATGTCTAATCAAACCAACGATGGCACAGAAGAAGGAGAGGAAGCAGAGGGGAAAACTGAAGCCGAGGCAGAGAGGGTGAAAGTGATTGTAACGCATCCCTTTTTAGAGGATGAAGGAAGCGAGGCTGGCAAGAGCGAGTCTGTCAGGGATGAGGGTTTCACAGCGACAATGGATGCCCTTTTGGAGACGGGCTGGTACACCGACCCAAGAGTCAACAGCAGTTTCTCTAGCTTGTCTAGTAACTCGTTGAATGCGCTGGAGGAGAGTATCAAAGCGGCCATTGGTGATCTTGGCCAAATGGATGACCCTCAGGAAGGTAAGCCCAGTTCTGGGACCTCAAGTCTGGATGTCCATCACCCATACCTGCTGGAGGTGCCTGAGCGTTTAGATCAAAAGTACAGTTTAAACAAATCTGTGCGACTTTCTGACCTGTCCTATGATAATCACTCAGGTCTACGCTACACTGACCTCTCCCAAATGTCTGACAGCTTGCCAAGTTTGCCTGCGGCCAGTGATGATGCGTTGAGTGACGAGGAAGAGGATGACAAAAAAGGAGAGAGTGGGAAAGATGGTCGCATTTCCAGCATGTCCGCAGAATTTGAGGCTGTGTTAGCCTCTTGTAGCACCAACAGCATAAATGCTAAACTAGCAGGTGTGAATTTTCAGGCACTCTTCGCCAGGATTCACAACTATCCAGCATGTCGACAAGAGGGAAACACCTTTCCACATAACCAGACAGATGCAAATGAAGTGAAACAACAGGGACCATCTTCAAAGATTAGAGCACAGGCTGGGCTGAGGAAAACAGTGCCCTCAAATGTCCTTGAAAAAGCTAAAGACACTAGAGATAGTGGTTCAGAATCTGAGGAGGAATTTTTTGATGCTCAAGATCGATTTACCCCTCCCACCACAGAGCAACACCCCACAG AGAATGGTTCCGATTTGAAGAACATCCAAACTCCTCTTAGTGATATTGAGATTAGTGTGGAGGATCATACAAAGGATCATGAATATAAagacagcagaagaaaggaaaagATAGTGGAGAGTACCTCACTTGATAAAGATACCCCCAATGAGAAACCTTCACTTGCTAACCATATCACCCATAGTGGGTCTAAAAACACTGAATTGGAGGTTCATCAGCCTTCAGTTATTTTGCCTCCCACACCTACACCTGTGGAGCCTAAGCTTTTCTCTGCTAACCACACCTCGGTTCAGCAAGCCCAGCACTGCAATGGGGACATCCCTGGCCGAAATGCTCATCTTTCATCACAGCTTCTGGAGATGGAGCCAGACACTATGGAGTTCAAACCAGTCACTGGGCCTGAACCATCACTGTCTTCGTCACTAATAACAGCAGTACGCCAAGCAACACTTTCACAGACCTTAGTAGACCCAGAGACTCAAAATGGACCCAGACAACAAAATGGAATATCTGACCATACCCCAGTCTGTGTGGAAAAAAAGACTCCTCCAAATCATGTGCATCCAGAAGGACTTGATACTCAAGACATTAAGCCAACTCAGAAAGAGCCAACAAATTCCAAAGGAAAGACTGAACCTGAGAAAATAAAAGCAGACAGCAATGGTTCTCTACAATCTCTTGAAAGTAGAAAACCAGAAAATAAACCACCCAAGCTACAAACAAAGCCCCCAATACCCCCCAAGCCTGCAACCATTATTTTTCAACCATCCTCAATTACAGTTGATGCCCCGGTACAAAAACCTGAGGCCAAGAAAAATGTTCCCCCCAATGGACTTTCCCTACACCCCTGGTCTCAGAGAAATGGTACAACCCCACCCACTACACTAAGTAAGGGTGTCTCTCTTAGTCATGAAAACCTAAGGACCGAACTGAAGGCTGAAAGCTCTACAGTCAAAGTATCGAGTGCATCAAACACGCCTACCCCTTCGCCCTTACCTTCTCCATCTGTTCAGTCCATAAGCACTCTTCCTGAAGATCTAGCTCAAACTGGGACAAGTTTCCTCAACAGAAAAGGTTCGTCTGGACGTCTGTCTGCCACAGTCTTGCGTGGAAAAATTCAGGATATGCCATGGTACCTCACCCGTTCCCAAGAGATCTTGGGGACAGTAGCACTTAGCAACACTATGTCATCAACAGGCAACAAAGCAACCAATGGAACAGATGGAAATCATGAATCCAAGAAAGTATCCCCCAAGGCCACttcagtgccatctttgattgaCCGCAAAGAAAAATATGCTGAAGTTGTCATTGTGAAGCTCAAAGATGGACCAGAAGAAGCGACTCAAATTCCTGTGAAGGACACCAATGGGAAACCACCAGCATCATCAAGCCATCCTGACCTGAGGCAAAAATTTTCTACAGAAGCCACTGATTTGCACAGGCATTTTGGAACCTGCAAGTCTGAACAGCCTCAGTCACAGAAAGGCAACCTAACAGAGATTAGACTTGAAAATACATCCTCTCTATCCTCTACAAGTCCTTCTCATCGTGATGCATGCGGTTGCCATACAGTCTACGCCACCTGTTTCAGTGCAGATACAGAGGATAATTGTGGCTTTGATGATAATCTCACTGTGTACGAGTTCTCCCGTCGAAACCAGATCAGTAAACCACCTCAACCCACCCTGGTTCcctcccattctatcatatctgCTCCATCATCAAATGTCCTATCGCTACTTAGAGATTCACCTCGTCCCCTGTCAACGTCCTCAGAGCTCAGTCCACTCCTGATCCCACCCAGGCCTCTCAAATCTCTGCCTCTGGACTACGGCCCCATAGATAATCCTCTCCGCACCCTGCAGGGCCGCCATTATGTTACCGGTCAAAAAGGTGCTGGGCTCAAAGACGGCTATGCCTCTTTGCAGCAAGACATTGATGAACTTCTTTTGTTGTTGAAGAAAGGACCCTCCAATATATACCCTTCTTGTCACAAGGGGCAGTGTGAAAATGGCAATGGCTTGAATGGGCACTCACTTTCAGAGACAGAACGATGCCTGGTTCAAGCCGAGGCACGGAGGCTGGCGTCGGGATGCCAGAGGGCTACACGGGTAGGCTGGGCGCCTGATGATGCTCTTCTGTCGCTCGGTAACAGCTTTGGAGCGCTGGTGCAGCTGGCCTCCACTTGTATGCGAGTTCCCTGTTCGGACTGCGGAGGTTGTCATGGTGATATTGATGCGGATGAGGCCCTGGGGAAGCTTGAAGAGATTGTGGACCTGTATAAGGAGTTTGTGGCCGCTGTAGAAATGGCGAGAGAGGGCGAGGGTGTCAGGCTGTTGGCCAAGCAGTGCACGGTTCTTATTTCTACAGTCTTCTCACTCACTCAGCTATTTAGGACACGGACGCCAGACATAGACAATGGAAATGTACCTCTGAACTTTTAA